The DNA region TGAAATGCGGAACTTAACCTCAGAACAAAAGCTCAAGACCTTGcaaagatgctggatgaagctggtaagaaagtatCAGTAACCACAGTTAAACGAGTCCTGCGCCGACATGGGCTGAAAGACCACTCGCCGAGAGGAAACCATTCCTCCTAAAGACAGATTACACTTTGCAAAAAGACGTGAAAACAatgatcttaacttctggagacatgtcctgtggtctgatgaaactaaagtggagctgatAATGATCActgttacatctggaggaaaaagggggaagctttttgacctgagaacaccattcCAACTGTGAGGCtacatgaaataattttggtactcctcactgacctgaaacaggagaggttttatctgatttgacttcagacagtgacacaaaaaatcaaatgtgtttttgcaaaaaaaaaaaaaaaaaaatcagtaactGAACATAGATCTACTTGGCCAACTGGATGGAAATAAATATTGTCATGCTCCGGGCTTCCTGTACAGGCTGGGCccggccagccaattagtcagcgcacacctgcaccttgtcccggctgatgcctcccagtatatataggacttgggggacgatttgtcctccgctagatcgttgttcttgatgcctcgttcccgcactcctgttttcctgacttctgctctccgtgcaccgacccacgcctgtccactgaccaccctcgtaagcccatccatactagtacttcggattgtttggactgtctaccggatctcagacctcggaccgaataaaggtttcctccgtactgtctgctgtctctggagtcgtgcatttgggtccacccttgagccccgtttcgtgacaAATATAAGaggataaaatgcaaaaataagagGCCGCTGTTAACATTTTGACTTTCAGTTTTCTTTGACATCTGCAGTCCAGTCCACATGATGTGGTAGCTTCATTTAATCTTTTCACCAGCCACTTAATCGGTCTCAACCTCAGTCTTTCTTCTTTTGCATCGTCCTTCCTATATTCCGATTCCACTGCACGTACCTCCACAATGTTTGATGACAATAACCATCACAGTTTTACTATCAGTTTTGTGCTTGAATGTAAGCCTTATCTGTGTGCAAAGTTCTATTTTCCACAAAGATCGTGTCTGGGCTAAATGAGTACAATTATTACAATCGTCATTGTGAGCTCTTTTCTCAAGAAATAATAGTTAGAAGGCTCATACTGTACGTGtatgaatttaagtgacatcccaTTCCTAATCCACAGGGTTCAATCCAATGTTGGTCCACCCTTTGTCACAATAACAGCTTCTACTCTTCTGGGAAGGCTGTCCACAAGGTTTAGGGGTGCGTTTATAGGAATCTATGACCATCAATCCTGAATCagatttgtgaggtcacacactgatgttggatgGCTCTCAGTTTTTGCTCATCCCAAAGGTTTCGATCTGTTTCGGGGCAGGACTCTGTGGAGGCCAGTAAAGTTCATCCAAACCAGAGTTTTTCATCCATGTCTTCAGGGAAATCGGTTTGTGGACCGCTGCACAGCCATGTTAGAAATAAAATAGCAGTTCCCACCAAGTTGGGGAGCATGTCCAAAATATTGGCTCCTGAGTTCCGGTGAAAAGAACCCTGAAAAATTCTGCATATCGAGAGCTTTGAAACAATACATTTGTGTGAACAGTTTGGGGATAGCCCCTTCCTTTTCCAACGACGGTGCACCAATGCACAATGCAAAGGACCATAAAGATATGGAAGAGAGAGTTTTGGGTGGATGAATCTAAAGTCCTGATACTTCAGGGGGAATTAGAGAGCAGACTGAGAGGCAGGCCTTCTCATCCATCTCATCATTCACTTTGTTACCTCATAAATGGTTCACACACACCTGAACTTTGTGGAAAGGCTTTTCAGAGGAATTAAAGCtgtatgtgcgttcatctgagatgacacgctgtggcgaccccgaaagacATAAAGGTGGAGCATTATCATATGACTGTAAATCTTATTGATTAAGAAGGAGCTATCACTTCAGAGGATGTGTTTGTGGCAATATCCTGTAACTTTGGTTTCATTTAAATTGTACTTACTCTTTTCTTTGGTATTTAGAAACAGtgttttttaaaacaagtgTTAGTTTTGTTGCGGGATCTCTCAGATCTGTTTTACCCCTTTTGCCTCcctttcttttgacttttagCGTGCAGATGAGAGTTTAACTATTGACACCACCCTGCTGGTCCATTTCTTCGGGAAGAAAGGGAAGGCTGAGCTCACTTTTGATGACTTTTATAGGTATTATTCTGTAGCTTGCATGAAGCCTGCAATGGCACCATTACACTTATTTACACCAACCATTTTCAAGTGACTTtttcattattacattttttttaacatttcaaatgaaatctaTCTTAGCTTTttttaagatatatatatataaaattattatttttttttttcaggtttatgGACAACCTCCAGACTGAGGTCCTGGAGATTGAATTTCTGACCTACTCCAAAGGAATGGCCACCATCAGTGAAGAGGACTTTGCCAAAATCCTCTTGCGCTTCACCAATGTGGAGAATATCGGTGCCTACCTTGAAAATGTTAGACACAGCATACCTGATGAAAAGGTATACAGTATTGGTTGTAGTGATGTCTGCTTTAACAAAAGCTGTGTCCCAGTAGATTCCTGGTGTGTTGTACTTTGAAGCACAAAACTACTGTCCCTAAATTAAttgctttcttttattttgtgacaCGTACTATTTGGTAACCCATATATCTATACTGTACCGCAGAACGCACTCAATATAGAGCACAGGTGACATTAGTAAAGTCTAAAAAACTGTTaacaatttacattttcattgcttGTGGAagccggactcgcctgtgtggagtttccatgttatccccgtgcctgcgtgggttttctccgggcattccggtttcctcccacatccccaaaacttgcaacattaattggacactctaaattgcccctaggtgtgattgtgagtgtggttgtttgtctcaatgtgccctgcgattggctggcagccagttcggggtgaaccccgtctcctgcccgttgacacctaagataggctccagcactcccggcaacctttgcgaggataagcggctgagaaaatggttgGAAGTTTGTGGAAGAATTATAGCAAATGTAGGTCACCAGATCAACTGGACCTTGtaccttttctttaaaaataatcaactgtatagtatccatccatccgtcttccAAACTGCTAACCCTCACTGTAGTCACAGGTttgtcggagcctatcccagcgatctatgggcgagaggctgcgtacaccctgacctggtcgccagccaatcgctcgGCACATAGaatcaaacaaccattcacagtcacgttcgcacctatgggcaatttagagtcttcacttcatatttttacaatacaATTTTTGTGAGAATGTATTGAGATACATTTTTAGCTTTtgctagcagcagcagcagcacattttcatttccctCACAGAAGAGTTTCATTTATTCTTCCCCTGTGAGTGCTGCTGCCTCCCAGCCATGAATGGCACCTGAAATTTCCCACCACTATTTCGGCCTGCGGCTGTTGTCGCTCGCGACACTTCAACACTTTGCTGCTTTGCTCGACCACACACCAATGTATGCATGCACACATGCTGTCAGgcctttttcaaatgtattcgtATCCCTGGATGTGTCTCTTTATTTATGTCAGACAAGGACTGAATGATTGAATGTTATTTggtcatatttacagtattgaATTTCATCAAACAGTTGTTTCAAATAGAATTCTACCCTATCAATTTGTTCATATGATCATTAATTTCCCAATAGTTTCCTATTCACAGAGGGAAAAGTTTAAACAGCCGGTCACTTGGCAAATAGCTTTTTACATTACCGTTTTGGTATGAGCAGGTGTTTCAGCTTTCGTTTTGGTTTGTTTAGAATAGATGTTACTACAATGATATGCCTCGAATACTATTAGCTGCATGCTTGTTTCTTTTGGTGTTACAGGGAATAACCTTTGATGAGTTCCGCTCCTTCTTCCAGTTTCTCAACAACCTTGAGGATTTTGCCATTGCCATGCAGATGTACAATTTTGCATCTCGCTCCATCGGACAAGGTTGGGACTGAGCTATAAAAACTACACTGTTAGATGTTTGATAAGGTTCTTAAGGGTTTTTAACTTGAATTTGAACTTGGCAACAACGTTgccagtcagaaaaaaaaatagagcggGAGGTGAGTGCTGTCATCTGAATTGGATTCTAGAGACATGCACAACTTGATACATGATAAACCAACaccagctgtcaatcattccaaccatccatccatccatccagtgtcTAAaatgcttatcctgacaagggttgcaggcgtgctggagcctatcccagctttcttagggcaggaggcggggtacaccctcaaacagttgccagccaatctcattTCAATTATTCAACTactcactactactactactactactcacAATCCCGAccccccggctgtgtggagtttgcatgttctccccgtgcctgcgtgggttttctgcaggcactctggtttccctccacatccccagaacatgcgacattaattggagacgctaaattgcccctaggtgcgattgtgagtgcggctgtttgtctctatgtgccctgcgattggctggcaaccacttcagggtatcccctgcctcctgcccgatgacagctgggattagctcgagcattcctgcgaccatcgtgaggataagcggctcaaaaaatggatgggtggatggaaacgCATCCCGGGaacaatattgtctctagttgcAAAGGAAAATTCAAGATATGAAAAGAAACAATGGGTGCtagattcgcagcccccaaattccactgaatgtaaacatcctgtatcttggtttgtgtgtcgcgatagagctgctctcccactgGCTATCGCCGTAACATCtttctggcatcccattggcaaGGGGGGATGTCCATCTTTACTACCCAGgatgcttttgtatttttttggacacGCAAGTGTCACCGAATCACACGCTTTTACATAATGTCACAAACTcgcgcacattggaaaagtactgtCCAAGTTTTTCGGGAGTGTTTAGTTTctgtttttgcaagtttattcatctttcctcACCATGGGCTCCAAGAAGCTTTCGTGGAGTTAAGTGGTGTGCGTGCGTccatttgtatttatgttttctctcggctgtgAAATGTTTGCCCCAAACGCCGACCgccacaatgccttttgcttgtcactcacactTCACTTCGCATAGTCGCCCAATGCCAAcggtaaatgaacatattttttattattctttccacgatgtactttgaatgcttatttttggcggggggggggggcttggatTGGCACAGTGGAAACACCACAAGTGTatacaaaaatgtgcaaaaaccaCACCAAAGAAATTAATGACCAGAAAGAAAGGAGAGAAGTACcaccccacacaggcatgcgAGGACTTCGAAATGCCACACAGCTCATCAGAACTGCACATATATGTAACGTCAGAGCGAAAATAAGTCACATATTCAACAAACAACAAGTAAACATTCacgttacattaaacttgttGGCTCAGGAACATGAAGGATGCATGTCTTTCTTCCAGTTCAACAGCCCAACGGTTCACGACACAGTGCATGCTGGGAGTCACCCGACTTCTGCTACAGGATAGAGTAACGTCAACCAAACTCCCGTGATGCACTGGAGTCTCGTTAAATACCGTATAGTCACTTGAAAGTATTTTGTTGTATAGCATGTGGTGAACGATTGTAGAATTTATAAGAATGTCTAACAGTGTAGACTTAAATGCGCATGTGTTCTGGCTCGTCTTTAGAGAAACTCACAGAATGTTTGTCTTTGTCAGATGAGTTTGCAAGGGCAGTTTATGTGGCCACAGGTCTGAAGCTGACACATCACTTGGTCAACACTATCTTCAAAATCTTTGACGTGGATCATGATGACCAGCTCTCTTACAAGGAGTTCATTGGCATCATGAAGGACAGGCTGCACCGAGGTGCCAGGGTGAGGAAGTCTTTACAGTATTCACGTGGCACGCAACAATGAAAAGATGCACGGTTACTCATTTGATGCTTTGCTCAATGGCACATCAACAGCGCAGTGGAACCAAATCGCCATCTTTCCAAACGTGGGTCCTGCTGCCTGAATTATCCTAAATAGGCCTCTTGAGACACAGCCATAACTCGAAGCCCAATTTCTCATGGCTGAACAATTTCAACCCTATACTTCTTCTACCTGACATTAAAATAtagtgtattgtattgtatattcCTGGGTACACATAACTGTTTTGGTCTGGTTCTCAAATAACCACCAGTGGTTGTTGGCTggcgagcattttttttttcatgactcaCTGACTTCACTGGAGGAACTTGAGTCCATTTGTCGACATACATCCTTTTCATTCCTCACATTTTTATGCACTAAtaaaggatgatttttttttttttttttttttttattttgtgactttGTAACTTTTTCCGGGCGCTATggtgctcagctggaaagcgttagcctcacagtcctgaggacccgggttcaatcccggccccgcctgtggggtatttgcaagttctccccgtgcccatgTGAGTGGAAGTGGTGAAAATCTCAAGAGAAATGGAAGCACATCGTGTCCACTCCACAAAGGTGCTTTTAGAGATGAAACACTGCTCTCTAGTGGTTTTATGTGATGAGTCACCAAAGTAGACCCATCAACGTTGTTCAAATCAATGAATCCAACTCACATTAGTTCCAGTTATGCTGTATAATTCGTGTCCTCGTAGTATGGCATCACTGTTATTGATTGCTAACCACTTCCTGTCTttgtccttctttctttctttctttcgccATTGTCTCTTATATTGCTGCAACATCCTCCGCCAAGTCATTCAACCCTGCATTTTCCTTGTCCCTTTTCACGACCTGATCACATGATGTGTTCTCAGGGATATAAAGCGATGGAGCGAGCCGTTTCCTTTAGATCCTGCTTGAAAAGAGAGCTGGCAGGCAGATAAGTAAACGCAACAAGTGTATCAACTCCATGTTTATtggtt from Syngnathoides biaculeatus isolate LvHL_M chromosome 9, ASM1980259v1, whole genome shotgun sequence includes:
- the LOC133505689 gene encoding calcium uptake protein 3, mitochondrial-like, whose translation is MVLYTPGQISQHDWLTRQFQPNTGIDEREQLDGSDKMIQHTATPLVFPVVFQRADESLTIDTTLLVHFFGKKGKAELTFDDFYRFMDNLQTEVLEIEFLTYSKGMATISEEDFAKILLRFTNVENIGAYLENVRHSIPDEKGITFDEFRSFFQFLNNLEDFAIAMQMYNFASRSIGQDEFARAVYVATGLKLTHHLVNTIFKIFDVDHDDQLSYKEFIGIMKDRLHRGARGYKAMERAVSFRSCLKRELAGSR